The Cellulomonas shaoxiangyii sequence GACGTGCGCCACGTCGCCGTCCTCGAGCCCCAGCGCCGCCAGCCCGCGCACGCCCAGCGCCGCCACGGTGTCCCGCAGCCACGCGACGCCGTCCTCCGGGCGGGCGCCCGGCCGTCCGGTGAGCACGGCCGCCGCCTCCGCGTACCGGCGCAGGCCCTCGCCGTCGGGGTCGCCGCGCCGCAGGGCCCGCACGTTCGCGGCGGTCGTGGCAGCGAGCACGGCCGCGCACACCTCGCCGTGCGGGGCGCCCAGGCGTCCGCCGAGCGCCGCCGCGAGCCCGTGCACCGCCCCGAGGCGCGCGTTCGCCAGGGCCATCCCGGACATCAGCGCCGCGAGGCTGAGGTCGGTGCGCGCGTCGAGGTCGTCGCCGTGGGCGTGGGCACGCAGCAGGCTGCGCCCGGCGCGGCGCAGGCCCTCGCGGGCGAGCGGATCGGTCAGCGGGGTGGCCTGCGGCGTGGTGAACGCCTCCAGGCACTGGGTGAGCGCGTCGGCGCCGGACGACGCCGTGACCGCCGGCGGGCAGCCGACCGTGAGCACGGGGTCGACGACCGCGACGGCGGGCAGCAGGGTGGGACCGCGCAGGCTCGCCTTGACGCGCCGCTCCGGCACGCGCACGGGCGCGTTCGCGGTCACCTCGGCGCCCGTGCCCGCCGTCGTCGGCACGGCCACGACCGGCAGCGCGGCTGCGGGCAGCGGCAGCCCGCGGCCGACGACCTCCAGGTGGTCGAGGACGTCGCCGTCGGAGAGCGCGAGCGCCGCCACGGCCTTCGCGGTGTCGACGACCGACCCGCCGCCCCACCCGACCACGACGTCGGGGCGCAGCTCCCGGGCGCGGGCGACGACCGCCCGCACGTCCTCGACCGTGGGCTCGCCCCGGTGCCGCCAGACGTCGACGTCCCCGGCGCCCGCGAGCGCCTCGACGTCGGCCGATCCGCCGGCCACCACGAGCACGCCCGGGCCGAACGACGCGAGCAGCCCCGCCACGCCGTCCGCCGCCCCGGCGCCGACCACGAGCCGCCCGGCCGTCGCGAACGTGAACATGCCCCGACCCTAGGTGCGGTCGGCGCCGAGCCGAAGACGCGTCAGTGCAGCCCGGGCACCAGCGCGCTCAGCAGCCCCAGCGCCGCGCAGACGCCGAGCGTGCGCAGCACCGACCAGCGCAGCCGGAGCACGAGCACGCCGGCGACGAGCGCGATGACCACCGGCACGGGCTGCACCGACCCGAGGTCCGGCACCTCGAGCCGGAACGGCCCCCACCGCTGCACGGCCGTGGACGCGAACAGCGTGTGCAGCGCGAAGTACAGCGCGAGGTTCGCGATCACGCCCACGACGGCGGCGGTGATCCCCGTCAGTGCCGCGCCCAGCGACCGGTTGCCGCGCAGCCGCTCGACGTACGGCGCACCGAGGAAGATGAACAGGAAGCTCGGGACGAACGTGACCCACGTGGTCAGCAGCGCGCCGAGCACGGCGGCCACCCACGGGTCGAGGCCGCCGGGGTCGCGGTAGGCGCCGACGAACGCCACGAACTGCACGACCATGATGAGCGGCCCGGGCGTCGTCTCCGCGAGCGCGAGCCCCCGCACCATCTCGCCGGGCGCGAGCCAGCCGTAGACCTCCACGGCACGCTGCGCGACGAACGCGAGCACCGCGTACGCCCCGCCGAACGTGACGAGCGCGGTCCCGGAGAAGAACAGCCCCTGGTCGGCGAGGACCGAGGACCGCCCGAGCAGCAGCAGCACCGCCGCCACCGGTGCGAGCCACACCACGACGCCGACCCCCAGCACCAGCGCCGCGCGCCGGCCCGACGGCCGGGCGCCGTGCAGGGCGTCGTCCGGGATGACGGGCGGCGGCCCGTCGTCCGTGCCGCCGTGCCCGGCGCGCTCGACGAGCAGGCGCGGCGCCCACCGGTGCAGCGCCCAGCCGACCGCCCCCGCGCCCAGCACCACGAGCGGGAACGGCAGGCCCAGCAGCGTCAGCGCCACGAACGCGGTGACGGCGAGCACCACGAGGGCCGGGCTCGTCAGCGCGCGCGAGCCGACGCGGTGCACGGCCTGCACGACGATCGCGATGACGGCCGGCGCGAGCCCCGCGAACAGCGCCGTCACGGCCGTGGTCTCCCCGAACGCCACGTACACCGCCGAGAGCGCGAGCAGCGCGACGACCCCGGGCAGCACGAACAGGGTCCCGGCGACGAGCCCGCCGCGGAACCCGTTGAGCAGCCACCCCGTGTACACCGCGAGCTGCTGCGCCTCCGGACCGGGCAGGAGCATGCAGTAGTTCAGCGCGTGCAGGAACCGGCGCTGCCCGATCCACCGCCTCTCGTCCACGAGGGTGCGCTGCATGACGGCGATCTGGCCGGCGGGACCGCCGAACGTCTGCAGCGAGATGGCGAACCAGGCGCGCACGGCCGTGCCGAACGGCACGAGGTCGCGCACGGGCGCCCCGCCGCCCGTGGGCCCGGCGACGGGCACGGACGGGCCGTCGGTGCGGTCGGCGCTCGGCACGGCGGCAGGGCACCACGGCACCGGAGGGCGTGTCCAGCACCGTCCGCGCTGCGGTCGCGGCCCGTCGGCGGGGTGTCGGTGGGGCCGCCTACCGTCGTCCCCGGGAGGGCGCGATCCCCTGACCCGGCGCCGGCGGCCGCTCGCCCCCGGCCGGCTCGCCACCGGGCCGGGAGCGAGCACGCGGTCACCGTGCCGTCGCGCCGCGCGCCTGCACCT is a genomic window containing:
- a CDS encoding iron-containing alcohol dehydrogenase; its protein translation is MFTFATAGRLVVGAGAADGVAGLLASFGPGVLVVAGGSADVEALAGAGDVDVWRHRGEPTVEDVRAVVARARELRPDVVVGWGGGSVVDTAKAVAALALSDGDVLDHLEVVGRGLPLPAAALPVVAVPTTAGTGAEVTANAPVRVPERRVKASLRGPTLLPAVAVVDPVLTVGCPPAVTASSGADALTQCLEAFTTPQATPLTDPLAREGLRRAGRSLLRAHAHGDDLDARTDLSLAALMSGMALANARLGAVHGLAAALGGRLGAPHGEVCAAVLAATTAANVRALRRGDPDGEGLRRYAEAAAVLTGRPGARPEDGVAWLRDTVAALGVRGLAALGLEDGDVAHVARDALAASSTRGNPVVLTGDEMEDVLRTSL
- the chrA gene encoding chromate efflux transporter — encoded protein: MPSADRTDGPSVPVAGPTGGGAPVRDLVPFGTAVRAWFAISLQTFGGPAGQIAVMQRTLVDERRWIGQRRFLHALNYCMLLPGPEAQQLAVYTGWLLNGFRGGLVAGTLFVLPGVVALLALSAVYVAFGETTAVTALFAGLAPAVIAIVVQAVHRVGSRALTSPALVVLAVTAFVALTLLGLPFPLVVLGAGAVGWALHRWAPRLLVERAGHGGTDDGPPPVIPDDALHGARPSGRRAALVLGVGVVVWLAPVAAVLLLLGRSSVLADQGLFFSGTALVTFGGAYAVLAFVAQRAVEVYGWLAPGEMVRGLALAETTPGPLIMVVQFVAFVGAYRDPGGLDPWVAAVLGALLTTWVTFVPSFLFIFLGAPYVERLRGNRSLGAALTGITAAVVGVIANLALYFALHTLFASTAVQRWGPFRLEVPDLGSVQPVPVVIALVAGVLVLRLRWSVLRTLGVCAALGLLSALVPGLH